The sequence TAGTTTGAAACTGTTGCATTTACTTCATATGTTCCAGTGAATTGTGTTCCAGTTGGATAGTTAATTGAAACAACCGCAATGTCATAAAAGTCTTTCAATTCAATTGTTATTTCCTGGTAATCATTATGTGGGTTGGCATCGTCCTCTACGAATGCGGTAACATTTATCCTATATGTATCTTCAATTTCTCCTATCCATTCACCAAATTCAACATATATTTCTTCGCCTGGAGATAAGCCTGGAATAATTTGCTCCTCTGTGAATACTATCCCACCCGTTGAATTCTTTATTGTACAATTTACTTTTATATCTGATAAATTCGCTATTCCTTCATTTGCTATTGTTGCATTCACTCTGAATGATGTGTTTAAGTTATAAATTCCAGTTAATGGTGAATTTATTGCTTTAACTCCCACATCACTCACACCTTGCAGGGCTATTATTTTTGTTGTATAATTGTTTGTTTGGTTTTCATCCTGGCTCAGCATTGTTGTCACATTTATCAGGTAAACGCCCGCCCCGCTTTTAATAATCCACTCAAATTCAACAAATTCCTCACTTCCAGGTGGGAGTGTAATTGGTGAATCTTCCTCGGCAGAGAATACTTCTTCAAGTGTGTAATTTACTGATACTTTTACATTATCTATCATCCAGTACCATCCCCAGAGTCCAAAGTCCCAGTATTCCCACATTATCTTTATTGTTTTTCCTGCTGCATATGGAGTAATATCATATGCCATGTGTCCCTCGGTATCTGAGGTATAAGTTACCAATGTGACTTCGTTCCATGGGTCACCTGGCTCCACTGGTTTCTCCAATATCTTAACTTTTCCATGGCCCAAAGGAATATGCTTATAAGAGTGATCAAATTCAAGCAAAACTTTTTGTGCACCAGTAAAGGTCATCTCTGGGGTAATCAATTGCTCAAACATTTCTTTATCTGATTCCGGTAATGCTGGATTTGGTGGGCCGAAGTAATCACTATCAACAATCATGAATGGCGGCAGGCATCCTCCTTCTGGTTGTTTCAATCCTGGGTTCAAGTGTGTCCAGGTTGCGGGAATATCTGTTCCTGGGTAGTTTCCTGGAGAGCCACCATTAACAATTGTCCAGCCAGTTGGCAAGCCATTTGAAAAATCTGCGAATAACACTATTGAAGGTGTAATAATCTTGTATATTGTGCAGTTTACTGGAATATTTGATTGTGGAATGTTTCCGAAGTTCTTTATTGTTGCATTTACTTTCAGCGATTCTGGCAGTAGAATTGAGCCAGTTGGATAATTGATTGATATCGCTCCGACGTCATGAATATCCTTTACTTTTATCGCTCTCTCATATACATCATTTACAATATTTGTATCTCCTTCCAATCTTGTCTTTATCCTTATATAGTGGATTCCTTCCGCAAAGTTGTGTGGGCCAAATTCAACATAATTTTCTTCACCCGCATTCAGGTAAACTGATTTATCTTCTCCAAATACTAAATCCGCGGAGTATACACTCACATCATCAATGAGGATATTTCCTGTATTTCCTGATAGCCAGTTGAATCTTATCCATGTATTATTTCCTGCATATTTGGATAAATCGAGTGTTACTAAATACCATACATTAGTCCCCAATTTATTTAGCTCACTGGCACCGAGAACCAACAAATTCTCCCATGGCCCATTCTGACTTGTTGTGCTAATGCTTATATTGAGGAATTCACCAATCTTACGCTTTTGATTATAATTATAAAGCCCAAATTCAAGGATATAACCTTTCCCGCTCGTCAATGTTATCTGAGGAGTTGTTAGGTATCTTTCTCCAGCTGCTTGATAGCCCTGTGCAGAGCCAGGGGTAGAGAAATAGGGTATTGCGACTCTTCCCCAATTAACACTACCACTGATTCTTCCTGTTAACCATCCCGGTGGTGGGAATGTAGTGTTAACAAATCCTTCATTTAATATTGTGGAGTCAATCTTGTATAATGAGCAATTTACTGGAATATAGGTAGATACAGTTCCATAATTCTTTACTGTTGCATTTATTATATGTGGGCCAGATGATATTATTATGCCTGCTGGTGGATAATTTATTTCTTTTACTCCTCCGTCATATATATTCCTTACTTCAACAAATTTTTCTTTGTAGTTATTTCCTGCGTCTTCATCTAGGCTGAATCTTGTCTCCAGCCTTACTAAATAAAGGCTCTCAACATTAATTGGCACTGGGCCAAACTCAACATATTTTATTTCCCCAGGAGCTATTGGACCAATATTTGTATCACCCGCAAGAGCTAATGATTTTGATTTAACAGTTACTCCATCTATATAAATGAAGGCACCAGTTCCTGGTTTATAGTTGCGGAATCTTATTGAAATGCCCTGCCCCTCATATGAAGATAAATCAACAGTAATTATATACCATGCTGTCGACATCGCACCTAATACAGTGCTGTTAATGGTTAGCACAGTTTCCCAATTACCTCCAGATGGCTGAACTTCCACATTTAAAACTTCACTGGCATTTGGAGTGCCGGATCTTCGCAAATAGAATTCAAGAGTTGTTAGCGTTCCAGGTGGCAAACTTATTGGGGGTGATTGGAGATATCTATCTCCTAAAGTAGAATTTGATACCGCGGAGTATCCTCCATCAGCGTAAGAAGAGCCACTCCACCACCACTGAGTTGTACCGCTGATGACTCCTCTTGTCCATCCAGGCGGCGGGAATTGAATATGTTCGAAGCTTTCATTAAGGAATATATCAAATTTATAAACCGTGCAATTTATTGGAACATTGTCAATAGGAACATTTCCAAAGTTCTTTATTGTTGCATTCAATGTATGATAGCCAGGTGATATTGCATCAGGTGGATAATTGATTGAAACAACACCAACATCATATATATTCTGTACATTAAATGAAGTATTCTTGTAGTTATTTCTTGCATCTTCATCTTCCGCTAAGTTTGTTGAAACATTTATCGCATAATACCCTTCTTGCTCAAAGTTAAATGGACTGAATTCAACATATTTATATTCCCTGGAGTTCAAATTAACTTGCTTCTCGTCTTCAAAAATCAGGGTAAGCTCACTGCTCTCCTTTAACATCACATCATCTACGGACAGGCTCCAAGCTGTTTCTTTAACACTGTAGCAGTGGAAACCGATATAATAAATTCCATCACTCGGAACAGTAAACCAAACATTTGTCTGTCTATAAGAAGGGACGGCCATGCGATAACCATTCCAAATCCTTGTTGTCATGCTTGAAGAATTTTGAGCACTTCCAAACCAGATATCCATGCTCTCCAAGCCCATTGGATAGGCTGTTACCCACCAGAATGATAGATTGTAAACATAACCCGCTTTCAAATTCAAACCAGGAGTGAAAAGCCAATCATTCGCATCAATGACTGCACCAGATCCAGGATAATTAACACAATAAGGAGGACTGCGCCCGCCTGTGGATAAACTCCAAGTTACGAGGTCTCTGTTTGTGTCTTCAACCGCCCACCCTGGCGCAGATCCTGAATCAAAATTCTCATTTAGCAACGGTTGTTCTTTGAAGCTGAAATTGTACACTGAGAGATGGACCGACAAATTTGTTTGGTATGTATTTCCGTAATTTGCTACAGTTGCATTTACCGAATATGAGCCTGTTGGCTTAACTCCTGTTGGAGAATTTACTGAGCTTACTCCAACATCTATTACCTTTCTTACTTCGAATGTTAAATTTTGCCAGTCATTGTCTTGATACTCATCTCCCTCAAGTTTTGTTGTAACATTTATTGCATAAAATCCATTGCTTGCGTTCCATGGATCAAATTCAACATATGTTTGCTTTCCTGACTCTAAGCTTATTGTTTTCTCATCATAATGAACCAATTCTGCATTCCATGAATAAACAATTACATCGTCAACATACATTCCTTCATATTCATTGTTAGCATCTGATACCCATGTAAATTTAATTCTTACCTGGTGTGTTAAATCTATATATTTTTCTATCGGAATTCTGACCCATCCTCCTCTTCCAATACAGTATGAGATGTTTGTTTTAACCTCATTCCATGTTAAACCATTATCATCGCTGAGATATATTGTTCCATAATCCATATATCCTGAAGGGTCATAAGCAGTTGATCTCCATTCTCCATCCGCCCAGATCCATGCTTCAAGAATTGCATGATCCCTGCCTAACAAATTAATTGGTTTTGAAATCAAACTATCATTTGCATTTCTACCATACTGCAGTTGAGACGTGCACTTAAATGAATGATTTTGACTATTATATCTTGCAGTTGAAATTGTCCATGTATCTCCATCACCATTTCCATCCACTGCTGTCCAGTTGGTGGAGCCACTTTCCATATCATCAAAGAAATGAATTACTTTTGTTAGCTTATATATTGAAAGCTCTACACTGAAATTGCTTTGGTCATTTAATCCTGTATTTTCAATTGTTGCATTTACTCTATAAGTTCCAGGTGCAATAATTTGTCCTGGTTTTGGCTCATTTATGCTTTTTACCCTCACATCATTATCGCGTATTGTTCCTGGCTTTACCGCAATCTCTGGATCACCAAGTAGATTTATCTCATAATAGCACCATCTCATACAATCTTCTTGCAAGCGATATAAATTATATTCTTTTGAAAGCTGGTTCGCCTTTCCTAACTCCCTTATATTTTCTCCAAATATTACATGGAAGAACGCCCTGTCATATGCCTGGCTCGGGCCGTCTGTGGAATGGTGTCGTCCCCATCCATAGTTGGCATTCATTATAACTGCAAATGGCCCGTTTGGATGATTAACAAGTTTTTCCGCAATACAATCATCGATTGTGAAGTGTCCCGCAAGGCAGGCCTGTGAATATACAAAGAAATAATTTGTATTTCTCAAAAGATGCAGATCTCTATCAGTGAATCTCATTACTCTATCAACTTGTCCATGTCCCAAATGGTTTATTATATGAACTCCTCTATTAATATTGACCGCTAAATCCGCTACACCCCAACTATAGCCATACGCATCATACAATGTGCTTATATTATATTCATCCCCTGGAATACCCACTGTATAGTAGCCATTTGCATTTGAGCCATTTCTTATCTCTTCTTTATAACTAGATGCATATCGGGCAATTCCTCCAAATCCAAGGTATTCTCCGCAAAGCAATACATTGTTAAGATATGGATCCTGGGAAGCATCATATTCAAGCGTTTTCCTAACAAAGTTTGAAAGCTCTTCCGCATTTTCAACTGGTGCCCTTCCAACATATACCTCTGCTACTAAGTCGACGTCTCTTCCTCCTGGCCCATCATTTGGCTCTCCCCAGTAGCTATCTCCATCGCTGTTATAGTCTCCATCAAGGCAGGCATAGTATAAATCCGACTCTATATCTGCACGGCTACTTGTAGGATCTCCCGGGCGTACCTCAACATATAACGCCCTATGAGGAACAACACTTACATCTCCTCCAAGCAATACATATTGAGTATGCCATTCCTGATATGCCCACTTTATGAAATTTCTTATCTTTTCTGGATTATCCCTGCCAGCAAAGTTTGAATAAATATATTCAACTGTTACAATTGTTGCATTCATTCCCTTTGCAATCTTTGAATTCATCAATGTGGTAAAGTTATAAGGGCCAGGTGCATTTTTTAATTCTTCATTTGTTATAATAACATATTCACATGTATGGGTGGCATATTTTGGGTATGTTAAAATTTCTTTTGGATTATTAACTATTTTTGTAACTAATTCTCTATCCGCTTCTATACCTCTATATAATTCATTTATCTCCCCTTCTTTCAATTCAACAATCAGCTCCATCGTTGTATATAGATATATTTTGTTGATGGATTCCAATGTACGGGATACAGGTTTAGAGTTACTACTGGAAAGCCTTTTACATATTGAGTTGTTACTTCTTCATAAAGGCGACCTGGATATATTTCACTTGAGCCATATATTTCCTCTTTTTCCTTTATTGCCTGTTCCTCGCAAATATCAATTCCAAGCGGAACAGGCATTGACCTTGGAGCAATCCTTGCCTTTCCTATTAAAACCGCTTCCCTCGCAGCAACCTTTATTTCCTTTACTTCTGCTCCATAGGGTAGCAATACATTCACTGGCTTTACAGGAATTGCGGGTTCGCCAGCATTACCTACAATTGGCAAATCCATAGCAATATTTACATATTCCTGTCCATCAATAGATACAGCTTCCAATTTTGGTTTTGTAAATTCAAATTGCATTCTTATTGCATTTGCTGGCTCTGGTTTTGTTATTACTGTGCCTTCTTTTGGTGGCTCAATCGCATTTATTGGCAATGCCATAGAGCTCATTACTAACGCCAACACAACACATACGCTTATTCCTGCTTTTTTTCCTTTCATTTTATCTGCCTCCGTTAGGATAAATTAACAAAAAAATATATAAGTTTTATTGGGAAAATATAGGAGAAAATGGCAATTTTTTTTCAATGTAGGTAAAATATTTCCAATTTTTACTTTATTCTTATATCAGAAAATTTTACAGGAGAAATAAAACATTTCTGAAAAATTTGTGCGGACTATAAATAAAGATGATGCACTTCCTTAACTCCATCTAATTTTGCTATTTTTTTAATTGTTGCAGGGGATAATGGGTTTTCAGTAATTATATAGGCGCAATTTTTCTCATCTTTTTCTTCTATAATCACTTCCGCTATGCTAACCCCTTCTTCCGCAATTAGCTTGGCAATTGGAGCTAATATTCCCGGTCTATGAGGGTCATCTACATATATTTCCAGTACATTCCAATTATCAATAAGTGATGCCAAGGATTTCAAATCACATTTTGGCTTTATTTTACTAAATATTTTTTGAAGATAGGGATCTTCTTCTATCATTTTTATTGTCACATCCACACTCTTTATATTTACACCCGCTGATTTCGCAATTCCTAATTTAGATATCTTTATTTCCCCACAGTAGATATTTCCTTTCTCTACTCTTAAACCATAATCAAGCAATTTTCTGGCTACTTTTGCTCTTGCCAGATATTTTTTAAAATGTGCCAATATTTTATCCCGCATCGCCATTATTTGGGAATAAAATTTTAATATTAAAAATTAACTTCTGAGAATTTCCGAATGTTTAAATAAGAAGATTTGAATGGGTAATTCTGTTATTCTCTCAGATACCCTTTTAATTTTTCCATCAACCAAATTATAAGCTTGTTTTTTTAGAATCCCTTCCCACATGGGTGAATAGAATGTTTTTAATCTCTGGCAAAACACTCCTGTTTCCGCAAGTCTTCTTAACTGATAATCTAAAAACTTGTTTTTGCTCTCTTTTAAAGAAGTGCTAGCCATTGGAATAAAATTTTTATAGTAGTTCTATAAATAAAAATATGCCTGAAATAAGGGAAGTGGCTCTGAGAGAGTGGGAAAGAATTTCCTCTCATTCACACATTCAGGGTCTTGGTTTAAAAAATGGAAAAGCACTTCCTGTCGCTGATGGAATGATTGGACAAGAAGAGGCAAGGGAAGCTGCTGGAATACTGGTTAAACTTGTAAAAGGAGGGAAATTTGCGGGGAGGGCGGTTTTAATTGCGGGGCCACCTGGGACTGGAAAAACTGCGCTGGCACTTGCTGTAGCAAAGGAGCTTGGGAAGGATGTTCCATTTGTTCCGCTTGCTGCTTCAGAAATCTATTCTGCGGAAATGAAGAAGACGGAGTTTTTAACTCAGGTGCTGAGGAAGGCAATAGGTGTAAAAATAAGGGAGATGAGGAAGGTTTATGAAGGAGTTGTTAAGGGAATTGATATAAAAACTCAACCACATCCCTATAATCCTTATCAGAGAATACCCTCTTCCGCAATTGTAACAATAGCAACAACTGAAGAAGAGAAGAAGCTATCAATGGATGAAGATTTTGCCCTTCAATTTATCCAGCAGAACATAGGAGAGGGAGATATTATTCAAATTGATGTTGATGGAGTGAGAGTAGCTAAACTGGGAAAGGCGGAGGAATATGTAAAAAAGGAAGGTCTTGATTTATCTTCAACAAAAGCTTTGCCAGTACCAGATGGGCCTGTTGTAAAAAATAAAGAATTTGTCTATACATTAAGCCTGCATCACATGGATATGATAAACTCAAGGCGAAGCGGGGATATTTTCAGCTTATTTTTTGGAGAAAGAGAGAAGGAAATAGATTCAGAATTGAGAAGGGCTATAGATGAAAATGTTAAAAAAGTGGTTGAGGAAGGAAGAGCGGAAATATTGCCAGGCGTTGTTTTTATAGATGAATGCAGTATGCTTGATATAGAAACCTTTGCTTTTCTTAACAGAGCAATGGAGCAGGAGCTTGCTCCTATAATAATTTTTGCAACAAATAGGGGAATAACAGAAATAAGAGGGACAACAATAAAAGAGGCTCATGGAATGCCTCTTGATTTGCTTGATAGAGTTTTAATAGTAAATACAAAACCATATTCTGCGGAGGAAATAAGACTAATAATAAAGGAGAGAGCAAAAATTGAAAAAATAGAAATGGATGAGGAAGCTTTAGATTTCCTTACAGAGCTTGGCACTAAAACATCATTGAGGCATTGCATCCAGTTGCTTGCACCCTCATATGAAATAGCAAAAGAGGCAAAGAGGAAAAAGATAACAAGAGAAGATGTTAAAAGAGCTTCACAGCTGTTTGTTGATGTGAAGCAATCTGTTGCATATCTGCAAAAATTAGAAAAGGAAATGCTGAAGTGAGAAAATGAAAGGATACAGCATTTCAATAAAGCAGATTGGAGATAAAACAGTGGTGGAGATAAATGGGAATTTGCCAGAAGAGGAAATAGAAAGGATAAAAAAGAGATATAAAGATGCAGAGATTTTTTTAAATGGAAAAAAAATAAGCGGAAAGCAAAAAATTGTTGAGCTTGAGACAAGAAAATTGCGATAAAATATAAAAGCATTTTTATTTTACTTCATGAAAGGAAAATTTATAACAATTGAAGGAATAGATGGTTCTGGAAAGACAACAATTGCAAAAATTTTGCA is a genomic window of Thermoplasmatales archaeon containing:
- a CDS encoding RuvB-like helicase; translation: MPEIREVALREWERISSHSHIQGLGLKNGKALPVADGMIGQEEAREAAGILVKLVKGGKFAGRAVLIAGPPGTGKTALALAVAKELGKDVPFVPLAASEIYSAEMKKTEFLTQVLRKAIGVKIREMRKVYEGVVKGIDIKTQPHPYNPYQRIPSSAIVTIATTEEEKKLSMDEDFALQFIQQNIGEGDIIQIDVDGVRVAKLGKAEEYVKKEGLDLSSTKALPVPDGPVVKNKEFVYTLSLHHMDMINSRRSGDIFSLFFGEREKEIDSELRRAIDENVKKVVEEGRAEILPGVVFIDECSMLDIETFAFLNRAMEQELAPIIIFATNRGITEIRGTTIKEAHGMPLDLLDRVLIVNTKPYSAEEIRLIIKERAKIEKIEMDEEALDFLTELGTKTSLRHCIQLLAPSYEIAKEAKRKKITREDVKRASQLFVDVKQSVAYLQKLEKEMLK
- a CDS encoding choice-of-anchor J domain-containing protein; its protein translation is MELIVELKEGEINELYRGIEADRELVTKIVNNPKEILTYPKYATHTCEYVIITNEELKNAPGPYNFTTLMNSKIAKGMNATIVTVEYIYSNFAGRDNPEKIRNFIKWAYQEWHTQYVLLGGDVSVVPHRALYVEVRPGDPTSSRADIESDLYYACLDGDYNSDGDSYWGEPNDGPGGRDVDLVAEVYVGRAPVENAEELSNFVRKTLEYDASQDPYLNNVLLCGEYLGFGGIARYASSYKEEIRNGSNANGYYTVGIPGDEYNISTLYDAYGYSWGVADLAVNINRGVHIINHLGHGQVDRVMRFTDRDLHLLRNTNYFFVYSQACLAGHFTIDDCIAEKLVNHPNGPFAVIMNANYGWGRHHSTDGPSQAYDRAFFHVIFGENIRELGKANQLSKEYNLYRLQEDCMRWCYYEINLLGDPEIAVKPGTIRDNDVRVKSINEPKPGQIIAPGTYRVNATIENTGLNDQSNFSVELSIYKLTKVIHFFDDMESGSTNWTAVDGNGDGDTWTISTARYNSQNHSFKCTSQLQYGRNANDSLISKPINLLGRDHAILEAWIWADGEWRSTAYDPSGYMDYGTIYLSDDNGLTWNEVKTNISYCIGRGGWVRIPIEKYIDLTHQVRIKFTWVSDANNEYEGMYVDDVIVYSWNAELVHYDEKTISLESGKQTYVEFDPWNASNGFYAINVTTKLEGDEYQDNDWQNLTFEVRKVIDVGVSSVNSPTGVKPTGSYSVNATVANYGNTYQTNLSVHLSVYNFSFKEQPLLNENFDSGSAPGWAVEDTNRDLVTWSLSTGGRSPPYCVNYPGSGAVIDANDWLFTPGLNLKAGYVYNLSFWWVTAYPMGLESMDIWFGSAQNSSSMTTRIWNGYRMAVPSYRQTNVWFTVPSDGIYYIGFHCYSVKETAWSLSVDDVMLKESSELTLIFEDEKQVNLNSREYKYVEFSPFNFEQEGYYAINVSTNLAEDEDARNNYKNTSFNVQNIYDVGVVSINYPPDAISPGYHTLNATIKNFGNVPIDNVPINCTVYKFDIFLNESFEHIQFPPPGWTRGVISGTTQWWWSGSSYADGGYSAVSNSTLGDRYLQSPPISLPPGTLTTLEFYLRRSGTPNASEVLNVEVQPSGGNWETVLTINSTVLGAMSTAWYIITVDLSSYEGQGISIRFRNYKPGTGAFIYIDGVTVKSKSLALAGDTNIGPIAPGEIKYVEFGPVPINVESLYLVRLETRFSLDEDAGNNYKEKFVEVRNIYDGGVKEINYPPAGIIISSGPHIINATVKNYGTVSTYIPVNCSLYKIDSTILNEGFVNTTFPPPGWLTGRISGSVNWGRVAIPYFSTPGSAQGYQAAGERYLTTPQITLTSGKGYILEFGLYNYNQKRKIGEFLNISISTTSQNGPWENLLVLGASELNKLGTNVWYLVTLDLSKYAGNNTWIRFNWLSGNTGNILIDDVSVYSADLVFGEDKSVYLNAGEENYVEFGPHNFAEGIHYIRIKTRLEGDTNIVNDVYERAIKVKDIHDVGAISINYPTGSILLPESLKVNATIKNFGNIPQSNIPVNCTIYKIITPSIVLFADFSNGLPTGWTIVNGGSPGNYPGTDIPATWTHLNPGLKQPEGGCLPPFMIVDSDYFGPPNPALPESDKEMFEQLITPEMTFTGAQKVLLEFDHSYKHIPLGHGKVKILEKPVEPGDPWNEVTLVTYTSDTEGHMAYDITPYAAGKTIKIMWEYWDFGLWGWYWMIDNVKVSVNYTLEEVFSAEEDSPITLPPGSEEFVEFEWIIKSGAGVYLINVTTMLSQDENQTNNYTTKIIALQGVSDVGVKAINSPLTGIYNLNTSFRVNATIANEGIANLSDIKVNCTIKNSTGGIVFTEEQIIPGLSPGEEIYVEFGEWIGEIEDTYRINVTAFVEDDANPHNDYQEITIELKDFYDIAVVSINYPTGTQFTGTYEVNATVSNYGNMPAGEFIVNCTIRNLSDNIVFTDEKVFSGLAVGEQIYVIFDPWTVTIEDTYAINITAELINQSDEYPNNDYREINLIINDIDDVGATAINYPSYVEPVGSYAVNATVTNFGNIGKTNVPVNCSIYRVVSKIFSEGFEGTVPPDGWIFGIESGTKYWVQVSAYKHSGNYSVYSTQAYEGERYMITPGINIPSGALLEFWLMRYPSAKKGDFFNVSVSTSQSGPWTLLLSMDYNMINSLIYQQWYEFVLDLSQYAGQTIYIKFNHKVNLAGAHIFIDDVAVYNSTFLQGEEKIIDYLNAYTSTYVEFSPYNFEQEGKYVLSVKTLMEGDENSGNNEKTMILDIDNIYDAGAISINYPYEIVCTGYHAVNATIKNFGNFDLTNIPVNLLIGKKDIKLNESFETSWPPAGWKLGYWGSQVTQWVRNSTYAHSGMYSASTIPTYPAGSYMASPVISIPSGTIVLEFWLLRKGTFSSGEYFNVSVAPTQEAEEWTVLMQLNQTEANELADSAWYRFTIDLSSYAGQSISIRFNYYKTQWGERGVCLDDVILYSPTWLFEENKTIPGISAGETVYVTFSPFNFAEEGVYYIINVETRLPVDENNTNNATEALIQILNIRDVGVKSVDYPPRTIALLDEKFEGTFPPAGWRVVENGDPGGRWKRNDEWGRTNYAGGDGYCALADKYKFGAGKTMDTELWSPPINLTGYKSAFLEFVTAYNDASDTVVGPGKDYADVDISTNGGLTWTNLLHWDESHSPYGPGELVTIDLTPYLGQTVIIRWHYYGPAMQWNCYYWEIDNVKVTAELLYEPGNYPIKATVKNYGTTTETFDVRCKIYTTKTTTVFSDDVESGEDGWFHLDAYGNPQYDLWHISTRRYASPSHSWYCGNETLGRYLPSMFNWLVSPMINVGGAVQVILKWKQWYEIEDNKDYGILAVSADGYRFTLIRYYTGRSIGGGWEEEKIDITRYVNKTTGRIAIAFLFVSDDTGNYEGWYIDDVEIIKITKEDIVYQETLRVNDLEAGEERQITFPPFTALVERVYSIEVTTLLTGDINSTNDYKDSTISTKTGFPPVTTCSCFGPLGCNNWYIGPVTIYLDATDADGVAYTRYRINGGEWQNYTGPVTVSTEGLYTVEYYSVDTLGATESIKSCSFGIAYSMPVTTCIIDGTMGENGWYTSNVQIKLVANAYICGVKETYYRIDGGEWQNYVGPFTFTSEGTHTIEYYSVSNSCIVETPAKITVFKIDKTAPTVKVVYPNGGEVLGGIITIRWTASDNIGIASIDLLYSNDAGLTWNVIASNIPNTGSYNWNTTGLPYGSNYMVKIIAKDSAGNKASDTSDGTFTITAPTPPTVSIVKPRNALYIFDREIIPLPIPVIIGGITIEATATSTTGIAKVEFYIDNVLKFTDTSEPYSWTWDERAIGMHEIKAIAYDSSGQTTTDRISVFIINF